A genomic region of Bernardetia sp. ABR2-2B contains the following coding sequences:
- a CDS encoding PLD nuclease N-terminal domain-containing protein — protein MFTILLDNAFGVIGGGLGSILGILYAVLVIYGLYRVWTSPSSMGTKVLWSIAIFFLPLLGTILYLLIGD, from the coding sequence ATGTTTACGATTCTTTTAGATAACGCATTTGGCGTAATAGGTGGTGGCTTAGGTAGTATTTTGGGTATTCTTTATGCTGTCTTGGTTATTTATGGCTTATACAGAGTATGGACTTCTCCTAGTTCGATGGGAACAAAAGTTCTTTGGTCAATAGCTATTTTCTTCTTACCATTATTGGGTACAATCCTTTACCTTTTAATAGGCGATTAA
- a CDS encoding NADH:ubiquinone reductase (Na(+)-transporting) subunit D, with translation MATETATSMEATVVKKKSEDLFSKRRRRLVADPLDDSNPITVQVLGICSALAVTAKIAPTLVMAIAVMVVIIGANVIVSLLRNVIPGRIRIIVQLGIVAMLVILVDQVLRAYFYDLAKIVGVYVGLIITNCIIMGRLEAFAMGNKPYDSLLDGFGSGIGYAWVILVVAFFRELFGSGTLLDIPIIVPITDFINGILGTSLSLPNNGLMTNPVGAFIVIGVIIWIQRYFNGYVEDH, from the coding sequence ATGGCAACAGAAACAGCTACATCTATGGAAGCGACCGTAGTTAAGAAAAAATCGGAAGATTTATTCTCAAAACGTCGTCGTCGTTTGGTAGCAGACCCATTAGATGACTCTAACCCGATTACAGTACAAGTTTTGGGAATTTGCTCGGCACTTGCCGTTACTGCCAAAATTGCTCCTACACTTGTTATGGCAATAGCCGTAATGGTCGTAATTATTGGGGCAAACGTAATTGTATCGCTTTTACGTAATGTAATTCCAGGACGTATTCGTATCATTGTTCAACTTGGTATTGTAGCGATGCTTGTAATTTTGGTAGATCAAGTTTTGAGAGCTTACTTTTATGACCTTGCCAAAATTGTGGGGGTTTATGTGGGTCTTATTATTACCAACTGTATCATCATGGGACGTTTAGAAGCCTTTGCAATGGGTAATAAGCCTTACGATTCTTTACTTGATGGTTTTGGTAGTGGTATTGGTTATGCTTGGGTAATATTAGTAGTGGCTTTCTTTAGAGAGTTATTTGGCTCTGGAACGCTCTTAGATATTCCGATTATAGTTCCTATAACTGATTTTATCAATGGAATATTAGGTACAAGTTTAAGTTTGCCTAATAACGGACTTATGACAAACCCAGTTGGTGCGTTTATCGTCATTGGTGTCATTATTTGGATACAACGTTATTTCAATGGTTATGTAGAAGACCATTAA
- the nqrE gene encoding NADH:ubiquinone reductase (Na(+)-transporting) subunit E, translating to MDYINIFIRSVFIENMVFAYFLGMCSYLAVSKKVSTAMGLGLAVIFVLAVTCPVNYLIQSKLLAEGALAPLLGDEFAKVDLTFLQFITFIAVIASIVQLVEMIIERFSPALYGALGIFLPLIAVNCAILGGSLFMVQKEYDLGQSVVYGIGSGVGWWIAIIALAAIREKMRYSNVPAPLRGLGITFIITGLMGLAFMSFMGITL from the coding sequence ATGGATTACATAAATATATTTATTCGTTCGGTTTTTATCGAAAACATGGTCTTTGCTTACTTTCTAGGAATGTGTTCTTATTTGGCAGTTTCTAAGAAAGTATCAACAGCTATGGGACTTGGACTTGCTGTAATTTTTGTTTTGGCTGTTACTTGTCCTGTCAATTATTTGATTCAATCTAAACTTCTTGCAGAAGGTGCTTTAGCTCCACTTTTGGGAGATGAGTTTGCAAAAGTAGATTTGACTTTCTTACAATTCATTACCTTTATTGCAGTAATTGCTTCTATCGTACAGCTTGTAGAAATGATTATTGAGCGTTTTTCTCCTGCTTTGTATGGTGCTTTGGGAATTTTCCTTCCACTTATTGCCGTAAACTGTGCTATTTTGGGTGGTTCACTCTTTATGGTTCAGAAAGAATATGACCTTGGGCAGTCTGTTGTTTATGGTATCGGTTCTGGTGTAGGTTGGTGGATTGCTATTATTGCTCTTGCTGCCATTCGTGAGAAAATGAGATACTCAAATGTTCCTGCACCTTTGCGTGGTCTTGGTATTACATTTATTATTACAGGACTTATGGGACTTGCTTTTATGTCTTTTATGGGGATTACACTGTAA
- the nqrC gene encoding NADH:ubiquinone reductase (Na(+)-transporting) subunit C, with protein MSKESNAYILTFSIAMILVIAVVLGLVKEFTKEAQKQAVELDTQKQILSAIVPLSEVGETGEEVNAYYAKHIESIAVDVNGDEKKMKGNEPIIPEKVSIRKEFKKKEKSEKILPVFKFKDDAGKVTAYILPVYGNGLWDNIWGYIALEPDMKTVKGAVFDHQGETPGLGARIADTEVENRYKGKAIYNAKGELASIEMIKGEGNVEPGALTEHEVDGLSGATITARGVNDMLDKYFALYENYIQKVKKSSANNTTTLENVALAK; from the coding sequence ATGTCTAAAGAATCAAACGCATATATACTAACATTTTCGATAGCAATGATACTTGTCATTGCTGTCGTATTGGGTCTTGTAAAAGAGTTTACAAAAGAAGCTCAAAAACAAGCCGTAGAATTAGACACTCAAAAGCAAATTTTGAGTGCTATTGTACCACTTTCCGAAGTAGGAGAAACAGGCGAAGAAGTAAATGCTTATTATGCCAAACACATCGAATCGATTGCAGTAGATGTAAATGGAGATGAGAAAAAAATGAAAGGCAATGAGCCAATCATTCCTGAGAAAGTAAGCATTCGTAAAGAATTTAAAAAGAAGGAGAAGAGTGAAAAAATACTTCCTGTTTTTAAATTTAAAGACGATGCTGGTAAAGTAACAGCCTATATTCTTCCTGTTTATGGAAATGGTCTTTGGGATAATATTTGGGGTTATATAGCTTTAGAACCTGATATGAAAACTGTGAAAGGTGCAGTCTTTGATCATCAAGGAGAAACTCCTGGACTGGGCGCACGTATAGCTGATACAGAGGTTGAAAATCGTTATAAAGGAAAAGCTATTTATAATGCTAAAGGAGAACTCGCTTCTATCGAAATGATAAAAGGAGAGGGAAATGTAGAACCAGGTGCGCTTACAGAACACGAAGTAGATGGTCTTTCTGGAGCAACTATTACAGCTCGTGGTGTAAACGATATGTTAGATAAGTATTTTGCTTTGTATGAAAACTATATTCAAAAAGTAAAAAAATCTTCTGCTAACAATACAACTACTCTTGAAAATGTAGCTTTAGCTAAGTAA
- a CDS encoding Na(+)-translocating NADH-quinone reductase subunit A has protein sequence MNIKTRKGFDINLAGKAALQVGNAEQSETFAIKPTDFVGMHRPKVVVKEGDVVKAGTPLFFDKKLEKALYTSPVSGEVVEVKRGDKRKLLEIKILADKQIEYENFTKYSISDMANLKGEDVKESLLKSGTWINIIQRPYGVVANPEDAPRAIFISAFDSNPLAPDYDFLFKNDGQYFQAGIDALKKMVDVPIHLTTDGKAEVSAIFQNVRNVEQHTISGPHPAGNVGVQIHHIEPINRGEVVWTIHPYGVIQIGKLFLEGRYDASKKIAIVGSEVTTPQYYETYIGASVSKFLKNNLKQDHVRVISGNILTGTAIEKDSYVGFYDNLVTVLPEGDKPRFFLSDGWLAPTSRLSFHRALGLLSFLNPKKERVIDTSLNGEERAFVETGVMEQVVPMDILPLQLVKSIMAEDYDGMESLGIYEVIEEDVALCEFVDVSKHRIQNIVRQGIELLREG, from the coding sequence ATGAACATAAAAACTCGTAAAGGATTCGACATCAATCTTGCAGGTAAAGCTGCTTTACAAGTAGGAAATGCCGAACAGTCCGAAACATTTGCCATAAAGCCTACCGATTTTGTAGGTATGCACCGTCCAAAAGTAGTCGTAAAAGAGGGCGATGTAGTAAAAGCTGGAACGCCTCTTTTCTTTGACAAAAAATTAGAAAAGGCACTTTATACTTCTCCTGTTAGTGGCGAAGTAGTTGAGGTAAAGCGTGGAGATAAACGAAAACTACTAGAAATAAAGATTTTAGCAGATAAGCAAATCGAATACGAAAACTTTACGAAGTATAGTATATCTGATATGGCAAATCTAAAAGGAGAAGATGTAAAGGAATCACTTTTGAAAAGTGGTACTTGGATAAACATTATTCAACGCCCTTATGGTGTTGTTGCTAACCCTGAAGATGCTCCTCGTGCAATTTTTATATCAGCTTTTGATTCAAACCCTTTAGCTCCTGATTATGACTTTCTTTTCAAAAACGATGGTCAGTATTTTCAAGCAGGAATTGATGCGTTGAAGAAAATGGTTGATGTTCCGATTCATCTTACTACTGATGGAAAGGCTGAAGTTTCAGCTATTTTCCAAAATGTACGTAATGTAGAGCAACATACTATTTCAGGACCTCATCCAGCAGGAAATGTAGGTGTGCAGATTCATCATATTGAGCCTATTAATAGAGGCGAAGTAGTTTGGACAATCCATCCTTATGGAGTAATTCAGATAGGAAAACTGTTTTTAGAAGGTCGTTATGATGCTTCTAAGAAAATTGCAATTGTGGGTTCGGAAGTAACTACTCCACAATATTATGAAACGTATATTGGTGCTAGTGTAAGCAAATTCTTAAAGAATAACCTAAAACAAGACCATGTACGAGTAATTTCTGGAAATATTTTGACAGGAACAGCTATTGAAAAAGATAGTTATGTTGGCTTTTATGATAATCTAGTTACTGTTTTACCAGAAGGTGATAAACCTCGCTTTTTCTTGAGTGACGGTTGGCTTGCTCCTACTTCTCGTTTGAGTTTCCATCGTGCTTTGGGTCTTTTGTCTTTTCTTAATCCCAAAAAAGAACGTGTCATTGACACAAGTTTGAATGGGGAAGAAAGAGCTTTTGTAGAAACAGGTGTAATGGAGCAAGTAGTTCCAATGGATATTCTTCCTTTACAGCTCGTAAAATCTATTATGGCAGAAGATTATGATGGAATGGAAAGTCTAGGTATTTATGAAGTCATCGAAGAAGATGTTGCACTTTGTGAATTTGTAGATGTTTCGAAACATCGTATTCAAAATATAGTTCGTCAGGGAATTGAGCTCTTACGTGAAGGCTAG
- a CDS encoding RNA methyltransferase yields the protein MGEKEKSSLRKRADAIKEFRCKNLIAVLEEPNDYKNIGRTIRNINALGVEKLYIIDSRNKLPDDWQEIRSRKSLAKASVSAIKWTFVKRFNSTEECFEHLEKKRFVSIVTSPHIKGEENVVLHEGDYTQIRLAVWFGNESRGISELAIEKSEFCVNIPMYGIVESLNLATSTGIVLYEITKQRREFQKKYKRGQKKYQHKAKHKKKED from the coding sequence ATGGGAGAAAAAGAAAAAAGCTCACTTAGAAAAAGAGCAGATGCTATAAAAGAATTTCGGTGTAAAAACCTAATTGCTGTTCTAGAAGAGCCGAACGATTATAAAAATATAGGAAGGACAATTAGAAATATAAATGCTCTTGGAGTTGAAAAGCTATACATTATTGATAGTAGAAATAAACTACCTGACGATTGGCAAGAAATAAGAAGTAGAAAAAGTTTAGCAAAAGCATCTGTTTCAGCAATCAAATGGACGTTTGTTAAAAGGTTTAATAGTACAGAAGAATGTTTCGAACATTTAGAAAAGAAAAGGTTTGTATCTATAGTAACTTCTCCACATATAAAAGGCGAAGAAAATGTAGTGTTACATGAAGGAGACTACACACAAATTAGATTAGCTGTTTGGTTTGGAAATGAATCAAGGGGCATAAGTGAACTGGCAATTGAAAAAAGTGAGTTTTGTGTGAATATTCCGATGTATGGAATAGTTGAAAGTTTAAATTTGGCAACTTCAACAGGAATTGTCCTTTATGAGATAACGAAGCAAAGGAGAGAGTTTCAAAAAAAATATAAAAGAGGACAGAAGAAATACCAGCATAAAGCAAAACACAAAAAAAAAGAAGACTAG
- a CDS encoding permease-like cell division protein FtsX has translation MQFPSINRPFSKKRIGSYPYMGVLVNITLALFITGLLGLILIYTYQFSIRTKQNVEVEVYLRRDVNENQRLSIQKKLTQLDFVLKNEQGKPRIRFMASEEAAKMMRQEAGVEFEEFLVGENRLPDAYYINVEESYYQKDKMALLKAQIESIEGVYEVDFKDKYIEEITKNLQTISYIFFAFAVIFFIAAIILIDSGVRLALFSQRFLIRSMQLVGATPFFIKKPFLRRALIHGIIGGLIAYVLVLVLAKGFAIWIPELNAFDYMGSILGLGFIILVLGVSINTISAYIAVSKYLYMRLDDLY, from the coding sequence TTGCAATTTCCTTCTATCAACCGTCCTTTTTCCAAAAAACGTATTGGCTCTTATCCATATATGGGAGTGCTAGTCAATATTACGTTGGCACTTTTTATTACTGGACTTTTGGGTTTGATTCTGATTTATACCTATCAGTTTTCTATCAGAACAAAACAAAATGTAGAAGTAGAAGTGTATTTGCGTAGAGATGTCAATGAAAATCAGCGTTTGAGTATTCAGAAAAAGCTCACTCAACTAGATTTTGTCTTGAAAAATGAACAAGGAAAACCTCGTATTCGTTTTATGGCAAGTGAAGAAGCAGCCAAAATGATGCGACAAGAAGCAGGTGTAGAATTTGAAGAATTTTTGGTAGGAGAAAACCGTTTGCCTGATGCTTATTATATCAATGTAGAAGAATCTTATTATCAAAAAGATAAAATGGCTTTATTAAAGGCTCAAATTGAAAGTATAGAAGGCGTTTATGAAGTAGACTTTAAGGATAAATATATTGAGGAAATCACTAAAAATCTTCAAACGATTAGTTATATTTTCTTTGCTTTTGCTGTCATCTTTTTTATTGCTGCCATTATTCTAATCGATAGTGGTGTTCGTCTTGCTCTTTTTTCACAGCGTTTTCTGATTCGCAGTATGCAACTTGTCGGGGCAACTCCATTCTTTATCAAAAAACCATTTCTTCGTCGTGCGCTTATTCACGGAATTATTGGTGGGCTTATCGCTTATGTTTTGGTACTTGTTCTTGCGAAAGGTTTTGCAATTTGGATTCCAGAACTCAATGCTTTTGATTATATGGGTTCTATTCTTGGTCTTGGTTTTATTATTTTAGTTTTGGGTGTGAGTATCAATACAATTAGTGCTTATATTGCTGTGAGCAAATATTTATATATGCGATTAGATGATTTGTACTAA
- the menD gene encoding 2-succinyl-5-enolpyruvyl-6-hydroxy-3-cyclohexene-1-carboxylic-acid synthase: MSYALQPIWNIAHICHKHGIENVIISPGSRSAPLTLSFVRHKNLNCKVVADERSAAFIALGIAQQTNKPVVLICTSGSAAYNYAPAIAEAYFGQIPLLVFTADRPPEWIDQFDGQTIRQTNIYGKHVKESYTLPVDLSHQDAVWHVERTISEAINLSKTYPFAPVHINAPFREPFYPPVESQEEQKEEDINNFYENQIKYDIDVKIIEQIHSRPKIRTQHWEDLLDVWNRTEKKLIVGGQMRYNERLITALNGLEVTVVADVISNLHTVKNSIQHQDVFLMNRESLEELRPELLITFGKSVISKNLKKFLREYPAIEHWHIQPAGIAADTFQSLTKVIPLNPSYFFRKVLEKQTTFAESYRQSFFVDNWRGTDAEITKLNANFFEEQPFSEFEAVKMLMDIVPEHSNIHLANSMSVRYANYFNTGKKIEFFSNRGTSGIDGSTSTAIGHALADEEILNVLLTGDVAFFYDRNAFWNNYLPKNLIVILLNNQGGGIFKMLPDCAKQPESDEFFVIKQPLNAGKLSKEFELEYTFCENKSKIEFQEALGKLELDVEKRSQTSIIEVKTSIEINTKVFQDYKKAVKFLEVD; this comes from the coding sequence ATGTCTTACGCCCTTCAACCCATTTGGAATATTGCTCACATTTGCCATAAACACGGCATCGAAAACGTAATAATTTCTCCCGGTTCTCGGTCTGCTCCTCTTACCTTGTCTTTTGTAAGGCATAAAAATTTGAATTGCAAAGTAGTAGCAGATGAGCGTTCGGCTGCTTTTATTGCCTTAGGAATTGCACAACAGACAAACAAACCTGTTGTTTTGATTTGTACTTCGGGTTCGGCTGCCTATAATTATGCCCCAGCAATTGCAGAAGCCTATTTTGGGCAGATTCCTTTGCTTGTCTTTACGGCTGACCGTCCTCCAGAATGGATAGACCAGTTCGATGGACAAACTATCAGACAGACCAATATTTATGGCAAACATGTAAAGGAAAGTTATACCTTGCCTGTTGATTTATCGCATCAAGACGCTGTTTGGCATGTCGAACGTACTATTTCAGAAGCTATAAATTTATCCAAGACTTATCCTTTTGCACCTGTTCATATCAATGCGCCTTTTCGTGAGCCATTTTATCCACCTGTCGAAAGTCAAGAGGAACAAAAGGAAGAAGATATAAATAATTTTTATGAAAATCAGATAAAATACGATATTGATGTAAAAATTATAGAACAAATTCATAGCCGTCCCAAAATCAGAACACAGCATTGGGAAGACTTACTAGATGTTTGGAACAGAACAGAAAAAAAATTGATTGTAGGAGGACAAATGCGTTATAATGAACGTTTGATTACTGCATTGAACGGTTTGGAAGTTACTGTTGTGGCTGACGTAATTTCAAATCTTCATACTGTCAAAAATAGCATTCAACATCAAGATGTATTTTTGATGAACAGAGAAAGCCTAGAAGAACTCAGACCAGAGTTATTGATTACATTCGGAAAGTCAGTCATTTCAAAAAACCTCAAAAAATTCTTGCGTGAATATCCTGCGATTGAGCATTGGCATATTCAACCTGCTGGAATTGCTGCTGATACTTTTCAGTCGCTTACAAAAGTAATTCCTCTTAATCCTTCTTATTTTTTTAGAAAGGTTTTGGAGAAGCAAACGACTTTTGCAGAGTCGTACCGTCAATCTTTTTTTGTAGATAATTGGCGAGGAACAGATGCAGAAATTACAAAACTAAATGCTAATTTCTTCGAAGAGCAACCTTTTTCAGAGTTTGAAGCTGTAAAAATGCTAATGGATATAGTACCAGAACACTCTAATATTCATTTGGCAAATAGCATGAGCGTACGTTATGCAAATTATTTTAATACAGGAAAAAAGATAGAGTTTTTTTCCAATCGTGGTACAAGTGGGATTGATGGTTCTACAAGTACAGCTATCGGACACGCTCTTGCAGACGAGGAAATTTTGAATGTTTTACTGACTGGTGATGTTGCTTTTTTCTATGATAGAAATGCGTTTTGGAATAATTATCTACCAAAAAACTTGATTGTAATTCTACTCAATAATCAAGGAGGAGGAATTTTTAAGATGCTTCCTGATTGTGCCAAACAGCCCGAATCCGATGAGTTTTTTGTAATCAAACAGCCTTTGAATGCAGGAAAACTAAGTAAAGAATTTGAACTAGAATATACATTTTGCGAAAATAAAAGTAAAATTGAATTTCAAGAAGCCTTAGGAAAATTAGAGTTAGATGTAGAAAAACGAAGCCAAACTTCTATTATTGAAGTCAAAACAAGTATAGAAATAAATACAAAGGTTTTTCAAGACTATAAAAAAGCTGTTAAGTTTTTGGAGGTGGATTGA
- the guaB gene encoding IMP dehydrogenase — MEALTYDDVLLVPAYSETLPRNTQTKTKLTKKITLNVPIVSAAMDTVSEAEMAIAIAQEGGIAFIHKNMSITRQAEQVRKVKRSESGMITDPVTVFPTQTLADANRLMKEFKIGGIPVVDENKKLVGILTNRDLRFQKDLSLPVSDIMTSENLITAKEGVDLAQAESILDANKIEKLLIIDDENNLVGLITYKDILKNSDRPNACKDERGRLRVGAAVGVTGDTLERVAALVKSEVDVITIDTAHGHSKGVIDMLKKVKSTYPKLQVIVGNVATGVAAKALADAGADAVKVGVGPGSICTTRIIAGVGMPQLSAVFEAAQAVKGTGVPVIADGGVRFSGDLVKAIAAGASCIMIGSLLAGTDEAPGEMIIYEGRKFKYYRGMGSIEAMEEGSKDRYFQDTEDDIKKLVPEGITGRVAYKGKAAEVIYQLVGGLKAGMGYCGAASIEDLQKAQFVKITNAGMRESHPHDVMITREAPNYSRN, encoded by the coding sequence ATGGAAGCTCTCACTTACGACGATGTATTGCTCGTTCCTGCTTATTCTGAAACACTTCCTAGAAATACGCAAACCAAAACTAAGCTCACTAAGAAAATCACATTGAATGTTCCGATTGTTTCGGCTGCAATGGATACGGTTAGTGAAGCTGAAATGGCGATTGCTATTGCTCAAGAAGGTGGAATTGCTTTTATTCATAAAAATATGAGTATTACACGCCAAGCCGAACAGGTAAGAAAAGTAAAACGCTCTGAAAGTGGAATGATAACCGACCCAGTAACTGTTTTTCCTACTCAAACACTTGCAGATGCAAACCGATTGATGAAAGAGTTCAAAATTGGAGGTATTCCTGTTGTTGATGAAAATAAAAAATTAGTTGGAATCCTTACAAATAGAGATTTGCGCTTTCAAAAAGACCTTTCTCTTCCTGTTTCGGATATCATGACTTCTGAAAATCTCATTACAGCAAAGGAAGGCGTTGATTTAGCACAAGCAGAATCTATTTTAGATGCCAATAAGATAGAAAAGTTATTAATCATTGATGATGAAAATAATCTTGTAGGTCTGATTACTTACAAGGATATTCTCAAAAACAGTGACCGTCCGAATGCCTGTAAAGATGAGCGTGGTCGTTTGCGTGTTGGTGCTGCTGTTGGAGTTACTGGTGATACACTAGAAAGAGTGGCTGCACTTGTAAAGTCTGAGGTTGATGTAATTACGATTGATACAGCTCACGGACACTCAAAAGGTGTTATTGATATGCTAAAGAAAGTAAAATCTACTTATCCAAAGCTTCAAGTTATTGTAGGAAATGTAGCTACTGGTGTAGCAGCAAAAGCTCTAGCTGATGCAGGTGCAGATGCCGTAAAAGTTGGTGTAGGGCCTGGAAGTATTTGTACGACGAGAATTATTGCAGGTGTAGGAATGCCACAACTGTCAGCCGTTTTTGAAGCTGCACAAGCTGTAAAAGGAACAGGAGTTCCAGTTATTGCAGATGGAGGTGTTCGTTTTTCGGGAGATTTAGTCAAAGCAATTGCAGCAGGTGCATCTTGTATTATGATAGGTTCGCTTTTGGCAGGAACAGACGAAGCTCCAGGGGAAATGATAATTTATGAAGGAAGAAAGTTCAAATATTATCGTGGAATGGGTTCAATTGAGGCAATGGAAGAAGGCTCAAAAGACCGTTATTTCCAAGATACAGAAGATGATATTAAAAAACTTGTGCCAGAAGGAATTACTGGAAGAGTCGCCTACAAAGGAAAAGCTGCCGAAGTAATTTATCAACTTGTTGGAGGACTAAAAGCAGGAATGGGCTATTGTGGTGCAGCTTCAATTGAAGACTTGCAAAAAGCACAGTTTGTCAAAATTACAAATGCAGGAATGAGAGAAAGTCATCCACACGATGTAATGATAACTCGTGAAGCTCCGAATTATAGTAGAAATTAA
- a CDS encoding NADH:ubiquinone reductase (Na(+)-transporting) subunit B translates to MKFLHDILEKQKPMFEKGGKLEKFYYLFEAGESFAFTPSTTTPAKGAHIRDAIDLKRMMMTVVIAMVPALLFGIWNVGYQHFLATGNPDAALLDIIIVGTIQVLPIVIVSYTAGGIVEVIFAIIRKHPINEGFLVTGMLIPLTMPPDIPLWQVALATIFAVIIAKEAFGGTGMNILNVALTARAFLYFAYPTNISGTVWTYLGDKAAVDGYTGATALSIAAEAKAGTVTAALDGATTSWAGAESLFSFNNMLIGAIPGSIGETSAVMALLGAIILVVAGVASWKIMVSGVVGALVMGLIFHLAGSTPFMQMMPHYHLIMGGFAFGIVFMATDPVSAAQTETGKWIYGFFIGLLTVLIRVFNPAYPEGIMLAILLMNVFAPLIDFYVINANKNRRLKRIHV, encoded by the coding sequence ATGAAGTTCTTACATGATATTTTAGAAAAGCAAAAGCCAATGTTTGAAAAAGGAGGAAAACTAGAAAAGTTTTACTACCTTTTTGAAGCAGGTGAGTCGTTTGCTTTTACCCCCTCTACTACAACTCCTGCCAAGGGCGCACACATTCGTGATGCTATTGACTTGAAACGTATGATGATGACAGTAGTTATCGCTATGGTTCCTGCTCTTTTATTTGGTATTTGGAATGTGGGTTATCAACATTTCTTAGCAACAGGAAATCCTGATGCTGCTCTTTTAGATATAATTATAGTAGGTACTATTCAAGTATTGCCTATCGTAATTGTTTCTTACACGGCTGGTGGTATTGTCGAAGTTATTTTTGCTATTATCAGAAAGCACCCTATTAATGAAGGCTTTTTAGTTACAGGAATGCTTATTCCTCTGACTATGCCACCAGATATTCCACTTTGGCAAGTTGCTTTGGCGACTATTTTTGCAGTAATTATTGCAAAAGAAGCCTTTGGAGGAACAGGAATGAATATTCTTAATGTAGCCCTTACAGCTCGTGCTTTTCTTTATTTTGCTTATCCAACTAATATTTCTGGTACAGTTTGGACGTATCTAGGAGATAAAGCTGCTGTTGATGGTTATACTGGTGCAACAGCTTTATCTATTGCAGCAGAAGCAAAAGCAGGAACAGTAACTGCAGCCTTAGATGGTGCAACTACTTCTTGGGCAGGTGCAGAAAGCTTATTTAGTTTTAATAATATGCTTATCGGTGCTATCCCAGGTTCTATTGGAGAAACATCTGCTGTTATGGCTCTTTTAGGAGCAATTATTTTAGTTGTTGCTGGTGTAGCAAGTTGGAAAATTATGGTAAGTGGTGTAGTAGGAGCTTTAGTAATGGGGCTTATCTTTCACCTTGCAGGTTCTACTCCTTTTATGCAAATGATGCCTCATTATCACTTGATTATGGGTGGTTTTGCTTTCGGAATTGTCTTTATGGCAACAGACCCAGTATCAGCTGCACAAACTGAAACAGGAAAATGGATATATGGATTTTTTATAGGACTTCTTACAGTTCTTATCCGTGTATTTAATCCTGCTTATCCAGAGGGAATTATGCTTGCGATACTTCTTATGAATGTATTTGCCCCTCTGATAGATTTTTATGTAATTAATGCTAATAAAAACCGTAGATTAAAAAGAATCCATGTCTAA